From Punica granatum isolate Tunisia-2019 chromosome 1, ASM765513v2, whole genome shotgun sequence:
AATTAGATCAGCAGAGATGCTAATTGGCATCTTCGAAGTCTTCGTTTGGTGGTACATGTAGAATTTATCACTATAATCTGTTAGCATGCTAACCTTTTTAGCAGGAGTCAGAGCAGATTCACCGAAGCATCTCATTGAGGTTTTAAACTTTAGCCTTAAGACATTAATAAAACTAGGGTATAGCTAGGTTATTATGAAGTCAACTCAAATGTCATTAGCTGGTTTCCCCTTTTGAAATCTTGGGCTTTGTCCTTGAGCGAGGACTTTAGAGCCGCAGATTTTTGCTTCTAAAGATTAAAATTGTTTGAGGAGAAACTAACCAGATTGATATGATCCTTCTTGTCTATAGAAGAACACTTTATTGGTGAATGGGCTATGCACATTGCAATTCTTTCAGGAAACTGATGATGGACTCAAATTCCAccttttgaaatttaatggGCATTGAACAATATATTCAGCAGTGGAGTCGTGGTTGATTTTGTGACTTCCTGTGTAAAATAATAAGGTATATGGTTGTGACTGACCTAGAGGAGGTTGAGATGTATAGAAGATAGTTATCTGAAAGTTTGGAATATGATAAGTGAGGGCCTTAGTAGTCAACAGGCAGACTCTGCCTCATGTGGGGCCTTTGTCAGGAAGAAAAGTACTTCAGAGTTCCAAATATCCTAAGATATAAATTTGGATTGTGAAGTTTTAGTTGATACAAGAatagttatttatgattttctaTGCATGATAATCTTTGACGGGGTGATGAGACACTGCTCTCAATTAAGCTTTTTCTCTGTGGACACTAGTTAAGTCTACCTTGATACATCTTCATGGATTTATTTTGTGGGTTATCCAACTGCATATTTGTATGATCAATTTGTTTAGCACATGAACTCGTAAAAATTATATGTTCCAGGCGTGGGAAATAGCTATTGAGCTGGTCCTTCGTCAAATAGAAAAACTATtgtgtttatattttttaattattgtgATCTTATTTAGTGGTACCTGATCTTGACATGTTTGTTATAGGTATGTAATCTCTTTCCTAAAGGAACATGGCAAGGAGGTCTACCAAGAGGTTCGTGCCGCATATATAGACACAATGAACAAGGTGAATGACCTTAAAGTATCAAAAATATTGGTCTGTGAACCGCCATATTTGACTATTCCATAGTAGGCCAGTTACTTTACTCTGCAGAGGAGAGAATATAATTGTTTTGACTATGATATCTCTTCCTTTCTTAAGTAAGCATCAAACTTCATTGCACAAACCAGGTTAATTAGCATATCGGTGCTATTAAAATCGTGATGTAACTTTTACAGGCTAAGCCAGCTTCTCTCATGTCAATGCAACATATGAACAAAAATGACGGTGTCTTTACTCTGTATGTGGTGTTGAATACCATGATCCGTGGTCATAGAAATTTATTTGCGCaacttttgttatttttaatcCTAATATTTGTTTGCTTCTAGTCAAACTTGGATCCTGTCAATTGGCCTTTTTAATGTACAAACATATACAATCTGATGGTTTTATAGGTTTTAAGTGCACATTTCCGTGCTTATATTCAAGCCTTGGAAAAATTGCAATTAGACATTGCCACGTCTACCGATCTGATTGGTGTGGAGGCAAGAAGCATGAGTCTATTTTCAAGCAGAAGGGAAACATTGAAGAACCGGTCTGCTGTTTATGCTCTGGGAGATAGGATTAACATTTTGAAGGTACAATTATCTATGCTTGTGAAATAGGACATGGTCTTCTATATCATATATAAGATTTTCATTCAGTTGTTTCTTCAGTACATGAGAGAGTTATGCACTATTTGGTCTGTCGTTTAGTTAATTTAAAAGCCAAATTGTTTAGCTGAAAAGTTTGGATGCCCCATCTCATGGTCTTCAGCATGCTTCTCTTGTTAACTTCTGCTTGATAACTAAGGAATATTTCTTCTGGATTATGACCGGAAATGACTGATATCCTGTGTTGGAAGCAGCGTATGTTTCTCTGAAAACTTAAATTTGCATGTGCTGCTTGAACACTTTTGGCGAAGTTATTTCACTTGAGTATGCCTTGAATTTATAACTTGACCTTGTCTTGGTAGATAGCATTTTCTTGGGACTTCTGTCATGAGAATGTATACAGGAGTCCAGAGATTAAATGCCAAAACAGTGAAGCAACTTTTGTAACAAGAGACAACTACAGTGGGTAAACCAAAACTTTTGCAGGATAAGTTAAAGGATGTTTTCGTCTATCGTTGTGTGAGagagaactttttttttatcatgttgatggataaTATATCGTGCAAACTGccatttcttataatttttcatatttaacgGTTTAAGTTCTAAACTTAGTGGTGGCACATTCATCTATTGCTTTTTTCCAAGCCACTATTTTAACGCTTGTTATCTTGGGCTTTTCGGATTTTTGTGCTCAATAAACTGAATTGAAAGAAACGTCTGGAAGTAATTGTAGTGGATTATGTTAAAACTGACTGAAAAGGATCTCTGAAGAAATAAAGTAGATTTCCTTCTCAATGAATTTTTCCCGGTTTTTACTATTAACTGCATTGATTTGTGATGCTTGGTATCTCATGCTGCAATATTTTGGTTTCCCCACCATGATTTTATCATGGGAGCAGATTGAAAAAGTATGTAGCCACTAGCCGTTACTCTCAATCTTCATGCTTACCCTAATGCATGAGATCAAGGattaaaaaaacaagaatAAAGTTTTATGCAATTGCTTCATGGATTATGCTGAACTATCTAGTGTTTAGATTTTTCTGTGGATTAGTAGTTTTTAGAGTTAATTACTTCCATCAAaagaaattttcatattaCATTCAATAAGGGAAGCTACTTTTTGTTTCTATATTGATGATTGTGACCATCATTAATCCAAATTCATGACTGTCGTAAATTCTATCcccccttccattcatttctgTTCTCTCTTCGAAGTGAGCTAATGAAGATCATTTTCTTCATGGTAACATGGTTTCAGGAGATCGATCAACCTGCATTGATTCCGCATATAGCTGAAGCGAGTTCAGCCAAGTATCCCTATGAAGTCCTCTTCAGAAGCTTGCACAAACTGCTTATGGATACTGCTACTTCCGAGTACTTAGCAAGATTCTGAACttgaactttattttttatttgtacttgtaatgttcttttttttattttaataattttgtgCAGGTATCTCTTTTGCGATGATTTCTTCGGAGAAGAGTCCAtattttttgacatttttgcAGGTTAGTGCAAcagaccttttttttttattttctttgtagcaaacaaaatatatatttcctgATTTCTACGTTGTGAAACCCTTTTCACTTTCAGTTATTCCTATTTACATAATGTACAacattcatatttattttgtgCAGCATGAGAAACAGTGAGTGTGATCCTTGAATTTATAGAGATTTTTCCATTAATTGATGGTATGATATATTTCGCGGTACCAGAATTGATTTCTCATGTCATCTTTTTATGTAATCAGGTCCATTTGCTGTCATCGATGAACATTTGAATGCTATACTTCCTAACTGTTATGATGCTATAGGCCTGATGCTTATGATACTAATCACACACCAGCACCAGGTAAAACTTACTAATTCTTTGCTGTCAAATGATGACACTAATAAACATTCGTTCATCTGAAAAGCTTGACTTCTCTCGAGCATTACTTCCCTCTTGATTCCATGTATTGGGCCTTTAGGATTTTTCCATCCTATACTTGAGCATTGctcaataatttataaatcatGCATTCGTGGACCACGTTCAGGATTCCACGTTGAAAGTTGACAGATTCATCTAGAAAGtgctattttgtttttttcattaaattgcTTGGATTTCCAAACTGGGAGTGCTCGGTTTCGCAGATTTTGACTTAAACCGTAACCAAAACATGAATACggttttatgaaaattaaaaaccaTATCCATATCCAAACCATATTTCGAAAAATTTAAATCAAACCATAAAATTCAGTTTTTTCGGTTTGGTTAACCACGTAATCGCATCTTCTACATAAATTCGATAACTCCTTCAATCATCCATAATAGTCCATCAACACCATAGCAAAATACACATACAAAATAACCCATCGTATAAAACAACCCATCGCTAAGCTACAATTCTAAATCAAAAGTAAAATGCCTTCCATGATAAAGATTGAGGCAGAAGCTTGAGCAGTGAGGTTGAGTGGGAGATTGTGAGCGGGCGGGTGTGAGGTTGGGCTGAAGACATAAACTGTGGCCTTAGGTccaattgaagaaaaaatcaaCACATATATAACATCCAGTTTGGTTTGGTTATTTTTCGGTTTTTCACTCTAAAAACCGAAAACCACACCACATCCAGAATTTTCAAGATAAACCTCCCACTAACCTAACCGAACTGGATGTTATATATGTGttgaatttttcttcatttggACCTAAAGCCACAGTTTTTGTCTTCAGCCCAACATCACACCCACTTGCTCACAATCTCCCACTCAACCTCACTGCTCAAGCTTCTGCCTCAATCACCAGATATTCGGATACCCAGATATTTGGTTTGGATTCGGTTCAGTTTTTCTGTTTTCCGGATGTTTTTGAGCAGCCCTAGTCCAAACTTCAAACAGCTTCCTGTTCTAGTTAGGAATATGGTCGTTTAATTTTGGGGGAGGAAGCTTGGCTCAAAGCAAGCTTGGCTCATCTAATTTAATCCTAGCCTCGTGTAAATTTAATGTTGTGCCTAATGATTGTTTCTGTAATGCTTTATCATTTCAGCTTACCATGTCCAGACGAAGAATTCCTTGCCTAGACTCGTATTTGGACAAGGTCGGTATCTTCAATCGAGTCccctttgtttcttttttgagCTAAGTTATGTCTCTTGTCATGCTGATGACTGAGATGGACAGGTCAATATATCCCTATGGCCGCGGTTTAAAATGGTATTCGATTTGCACCTCAGTAGCCTCCGAAACGCTAATGTGAAGATGCTGTGGGAAGATGACATCCATCCTCACTATGTGATGAGGCGTTATGCTGAGTTTACTGCATCCCTCATTCAGTTAAATGTTGAGCATGGAGATGGTCAGGTTAGGACTatgtttttaaatcaaaaatattttatcatgtgTTTGGAGATTCATATATTCAGGGTTTGGATGTTTTGCAGCTTGAGTTGAACTTAGAAAGGCTGAGAATGGCTGTGGATGATTTGCTCGTGAAGCTCGCTAAAATGTTCCCAAAGCCAAAACAACAGATTGGGTTTCTCATAAACAACTATGATGTGGCAATTGCTGTTCTTAAGGTAAGGCCCATCCAATACTGCACTGGGACGGTATGATCTTATGATTATGCTTGTTGACTTTATTTCATGATTCAGGAAGCTGGGTCCGATGGTGGGAAGATTCAAATGCATTTTGAGGAATCGCTGAAAAGTAATACTGCACTATTTGTGGTATGCAATTCTTAGACTATAATCAACCAAGTGATTAAATAATCTTAGATACGTGACTAGAAACAAAGGTTTGGCAATGCATCTCATCTTTCTGTCCTGCAGGAAGAACTGCTTCTCGAGCATTTCAGTGACCTAATCAAATTCGTGAAGACCCGTGCCTGTAAGTATTATAGGAATCTTTCTTTTTGTTCATCTCAATTGATGAGGAATTTTTTAAGGAGCCAATGGGATCAGGTAGATCATGCCCTGTTCTGGCTtttagaaaagagaaaaaggtcCCTGTGAGATCAAACTATGAAGGGGAGGAATTCCCGAATTATCTGAAACCGTACAAGCTATTGCTCGATGAAGGATCTAACTGTAATTTGTGTTTTGTTTTTCCCTAATTCCATCAGCCGAGGATCCCAGTTCTCCATCCGATCGGGCTGTGACAATTGCAGAGGTCGAGCCACTAGTGAAGGACTTTGCCAACCGATGGAAAGCAGCGATAgagctgatgcacaaagaCGTGATAACTTCCTTCAGCAATTTCCTGTGCGGTATGGATATCCTGAGAGCTGCACTGACTCAGTTGCTGCTCTATTACACCAGACTCTCGGACTGCATAAAGAGGATCCCCGGTGGTTCCGTCCTCAACAAGGATCTCGTTTCCATCTCCTCGATCATGTACGAGATCAGGAAATACTCAAGGACATTCTAACTTATCACATAAATATTGATAAGGATGGCACATTACGTACCTTGCTGAGTACTCTCTCTCAGAAGTCGGAATTTTGGGGAAGTTCTGCACACGGGTTTTGATTGCATTTGTAAGTTCAATCGGTAGCTGTGTGTTGAATGCAGTAATAGTTGGCTCAAATAACAATTGGCTTAAATTCCTTGTCCAATGATCCCCTCTACTGGTAAGTCCAAAAGATTCACACATTTCCTCTGATTTAGTCAACTAATTCATCCCTAAAGCCGAAGGGGCTCTTCTGTCCGCCATGGAGATCTATCGATTGTGAAGCCGGTTTCACGGTCCTTCACGTATCACAGGGATCATAAGCAACAGGAAGAGAACGTTTAATTTCTTATCTCTCGGCGGTCCACACCGAGCCTCTGGCTTAACATCTGAGCTGAAACGCAAACCAACGAACCTCCATTAGACTGGACGTCTTAGTT
This genomic window contains:
- the LOC116210927 gene encoding vacuolar protein sorting-associated protein 52 A, yielding MAEIANLGHSFGELPDAQKSIFDLGEFVGDLTIEDDASSDDVSLEGLQQELEECKNDDVVANILSKGTKLREYTKGVENNLRQVELDSIQDYIKESDNLVSLHDQIRECDGILSQMETLLSGFQAEIGSISSDIKILQEKSMDMGLKLKNRKVAESKLAKFVEDIIVPPRMVDIIVDGEVNDEFLRTLEILSKKVKFIEVDPMAKTSKALKDVQPELEKLRQKAVSKVFEFIVQKLYALRKPKTNIQILQQSVLLKYKYVISFLKEHGKEVYQEVRAAYIDTMNKVLSAHFRAYIQALEKLQLDIATSTDLIGVEARSMSLFSSRRETLKNRSAVYALGDRINILKEIDQPALIPHIAEASSAKYPYEVLFRSLHKLLMDTATSEYLFCDDFFGEESIFFDIFAGPFAVIDEHLNAILPNCYDAIGLMLMILITHQHQLTMSRRRIPCLDSYLDKVNISLWPRFKMVFDLHLSSLRNANVKMLWEDDIHPHYVMRRYAEFTASLIQLNVEHGDGQLELNLERLRMAVDDLLVKLAKMFPKPKQQIGFLINNYDVAIAVLKEAGSDGGKIQMHFEESLKSNTALFVEELLLEHFSDLIKFVKTRASEDPSSPSDRAVTIAEVEPLVKDFANRWKAAIELMHKDVITSFSNFLCGMDILRAALTQLLLYYTRLSDCIKRIPGGSVLNKDLVSISSIMYEIRKYSRTF